From the genome of Candidatus Promineifilum breve, one region includes:
- a CDS encoding anti-sigma factor: MSADNHATIRERLPAYALGCLDEAEVDETAHHVDDCPDCAAEWAEYVAVADALALAVPEAVPSAGLRGRLLAAAAGERIAAVPAAKISPTKKAAETAAIHTAAIRGRRWPAMAVVALAAVVLGGLLWAAFGLWLSPEVPPVSLSPTDMAPEADGELVFERGGRAATLTVRGLPVLPADRQYQLWLVSDGQRESGAVFSVNSNGWAETAVEMSRAAADYERFGITIEPAGGSPGPTGERVLGFARDG; this comes from the coding sequence ATGAGCGCCGATAACCATGCGACAATCCGCGAGCGGCTGCCGGCCTATGCGCTGGGCTGCCTGGACGAGGCCGAGGTGGACGAGACGGCCCACCACGTTGACGATTGCCCCGACTGCGCCGCCGAATGGGCCGAATACGTGGCCGTGGCCGACGCGCTGGCGTTGGCCGTGCCGGAGGCTGTGCCGTCGGCGGGGTTGCGGGGGCGGTTGTTGGCCGCGGCGGCGGGAGAAAGGATCGCCGCCGTCCCGGCGGCAAAGATTAGTCCAACGAAGAAGGCCGCCGAGACGGCGGCGATCCATACGGCGGCGATCCGTGGGCGGCGCTGGCCGGCAATGGCCGTGGTGGCGCTGGCGGCCGTTGTGCTGGGCGGGCTGCTATGGGCGGCGTTCGGCCTTTGGCTGTCGCCCGAGGTGCCGCCGGTCAGCCTGTCGCCGACCGACATGGCCCCGGAGGCGGATGGCGAGCTGGTCTTCGAGCGCGGCGGCCGGGCGGCCACGTTGACCGTGCGCGGCCTGCCGGTGTTGCCCGCCGATCGGCAGTATCAGCTATGGCTGGTCAGCGATGGGCAGCGGGAGAGCGGGGCGGTGTTTTCGGTCAACTCCAACGGCTGGGCGGAGACGGCGGTGGAGATGAGCCGGGCCGCGGCCGACTATGAGCGCTTCGGCATCACCATTGAGCCGGCCGGCGGCAGCCCGGGGCCGACGGGGGAGAGAGTGCTGGGGTTTGCGCGGGATGGGTGA
- a CDS encoding RNA polymerase sigma factor, which produces MSVGKGAATGAATGMGGPTGAAAVDYELLQRMAAGDETALAALYDRHCRLVMSVALAVVGDRATAEEVTLDVFLTVWQRAADYDPALARAATWLTRLARNRAIDRLRREAVRPAAHSVAFSDAAPGRGPDLETAVEQALERQRVRAAVAALPAEQRQALALAFFQGYSHSEIAGLLEQSLGTVKGRIRGGMVRLRQLLAAEAPLRPPNDVGERDES; this is translated from the coding sequence ATGAGCGTTGGCAAGGGGGCAGCCACGGGCGCGGCCACAGGCATGGGCGGCCCGACCGGCGCGGCGGCCGTCGATTATGAATTGCTGCAACGCATGGCCGCCGGCGACGAGACGGCGCTGGCCGCGCTCTATGACCGCCATTGCCGGCTGGTGATGAGCGTGGCCCTGGCCGTCGTCGGCGACCGGGCCACGGCCGAAGAGGTCACGCTGGACGTGTTTCTGACGGTGTGGCAGCGGGCGGCCGATTATGACCCGGCGCTGGCGCGGGCGGCCACCTGGCTGACGCGGCTGGCCCGCAACCGGGCCATCGACCGGCTGCGGCGCGAGGCGGTGCGCCCGGCGGCCCATAGCGTGGCCTTCAGCGACGCCGCCCCCGGCCGTGGCCCCGATCTGGAGACGGCCGTGGAGCAGGCGCTGGAGCGGCAGCGGGTGCGGGCGGCGGTGGCCGCGCTGCCGGCCGAGCAGCGGCAGGCGTTGGCGCTGGCCTTCTTCCAGGGTTACAGCCACAGCGAGATCGCCGGGCTGCTGGAGCAATCGCTGGGCACGGTGAAGGGGCGCATTCGCGGCGGCATGGTGCGGCTGCGGCAACTGCTGGCAGCCGAGGCCCCGCTCCGGCCGCCGAACGATGTGGGGGAACGGGACGAGTCATGA
- a CDS encoding phage adaptor protein, protein MSNGTGTGTAAAPPYAVTAGALLGDIRVALDDSGAATWSEAELLGFLNEAVREYSQHLPRLGEVTLAAVAGARRYTLPWDAAAVLSVEYPAGQEPPVFLARRRRRSPAFNAGRAYDALLPRDLTGPPALLLSFAPEVGTALLARFLRPHDSELGASSYVTVPAEHHHVLLQYSLFAAARQLQAREQAAPTNSSNLLMAQLASNARRLELAYLNALNRILYHRLGEGEMVGWGE, encoded by the coding sequence ATGTCAAACGGAACGGGAACAGGCACAGCCGCCGCGCCGCCCTATGCGGTGACGGCCGGGGCGTTGCTGGGCGACATCCGCGTCGCGCTGGACGACAGCGGCGCGGCGACGTGGAGCGAGGCCGAACTGCTGGGTTTTCTCAACGAGGCCGTGCGCGAGTATTCGCAACACCTGCCGCGCCTGGGCGAGGTGACGCTGGCCGCCGTGGCCGGGGCGCGCCGCTACACGCTGCCCTGGGACGCGGCGGCCGTGCTCAGCGTGGAGTATCCGGCGGGGCAGGAGCCGCCCGTCTTTCTGGCGCGGCGGCGGCGGCGGTCGCCGGCCTTCAACGCCGGGCGCGCCTACGACGCGCTGCTGCCGCGCGACCTGACTGGGCCGCCGGCGCTGCTGCTGAGCTTCGCGCCGGAGGTGGGCACGGCACTGCTGGCCCGCTTTCTGCGCCCCCACGATAGCGAGTTGGGCGCGAGCAGCTATGTGACCGTGCCCGCCGAGCACCACCACGTGCTGTTGCAATACAGCCTCTTTGCCGCCGCCCGCCAATTGCAGGCCCGCGAGCAGGCCGCGCCGACCAACAGCAGCAATTTGCTGATGGCCCAACTGGCGAGCAATGCCCGGCGGCTGGAGCTGGCCTACTTGAATGCGCTGAATCGTATCCTCTATCACCGGCTGGGGGAGGGGGAGATGGTGGGGTGGGGGGAGTGA